A portion of the Bacteroides faecium genome contains these proteins:
- a CDS encoding RagB/SusD family nutrient uptake outer membrane protein, with the protein MKNKIKIYLLLAVWGIGSVSCLDKYPEDAIQAGQAINTVDDANQAIIGIYAAFKDASLYSGNLTLLPDLQADLVYAVTGYTNQYGDVWRWNILSTNEDIQAVYGGLYAVINRCNFLLGYIPRVQAAETDDDALDKLDMIHGEALFARALCYSELIKLFCKSYESDAAAADELGVVLTSEYNTTTNLKRASLKDSYQFVLDDLEQAVVYLKIDEDEVTKNDLYNTSYFNEYTVYALRARVALYMKNYEDAIKYSSKVIDSGYYVLSSASTVYGNTGQSYYQYMWTNDNSTEIILKVGFTPTSYGGALGTIFFNYDYSTVRPDYVPAKWALDLYDSMDYRYVVFFQSYLTGYPHALQWPLLQKYWGNQSLFESYNIRHTSMPKVFRLSEQYLIRAEAYCQKENPNYGSAGKDISALRLARYMSYGSGTTLSKNNAMDVIEKERIKELYMEGFRLQDLKRWHKGFERKPQSESLNNGSSLKVEKDDARFVWPIPQNELDAPGTNIEPNESNK; encoded by the coding sequence ATGAAGAATAAAATAAAGATATATTTGTTGTTGGCTGTTTGGGGGATAGGTTCCGTTTCCTGTCTGGACAAATATCCCGAAGACGCCATTCAAGCAGGTCAAGCTATCAACACGGTGGACGATGCCAATCAGGCAATCATCGGTATCTATGCCGCATTTAAAGATGCTTCGCTCTATAGCGGCAACCTTACACTACTGCCCGATTTACAAGCCGATTTGGTGTATGCAGTAACAGGTTATACAAATCAATACGGTGATGTATGGCGATGGAACATATTATCTACTAACGAAGATATACAAGCTGTTTACGGAGGTTTGTATGCCGTAATCAACCGCTGTAATTTTCTGTTGGGTTATATCCCGCGCGTGCAGGCGGCAGAAACAGACGACGATGCGCTGGATAAGTTAGACATGATTCACGGAGAGGCGCTGTTTGCACGTGCATTGTGCTATTCCGAATTGATTAAACTCTTCTGTAAGTCCTACGAAAGCGATGCGGCGGCAGCCGATGAGCTGGGTGTAGTATTGACATCGGAATATAATACAACCACTAATCTAAAGCGCGCTTCCCTGAAAGATTCCTATCAGTTTGTACTGGACGATCTGGAGCAGGCGGTAGTTTATTTGAAAATAGATGAAGACGAAGTGACTAAAAACGACCTTTACAATACTTCTTATTTTAACGAATACACCGTGTATGCCCTGCGTGCCCGGGTGGCGCTCTATATGAAAAACTATGAGGATGCAATCAAGTATTCGAGTAAGGTGATTGATAGCGGATACTACGTGCTTTCAAGCGCTAGCACCGTATACGGAAATACCGGTCAGAGTTACTACCAGTATATGTGGACAAATGACAACTCTACGGAAATTATCCTGAAAGTAGGTTTTACGCCGACGTCTTACGGAGGTGCCCTGGGAACCATCTTTTTTAATTATGATTATTCAACGGTGCGTCCCGACTATGTACCTGCAAAGTGGGCGTTGGATTTGTATGATTCGATGGACTATCGGTATGTGGTCTTCTTTCAGTCCTACCTTACCGGATACCCACACGCCTTGCAATGGCCGTTGCTTCAAAAATATTGGGGTAATCAAAGCTTATTTGAGAGTTACAACATCCGGCACACTTCCATGCCCAAGGTGTTCCGCTTGTCCGAGCAATACCTGATTAGAGCGGAAGCTTATTGCCAGAAAGAGAATCCCAATTATGGCAGTGCAGGCAAGGATATCTCCGCTTTGCGCCTGGCGCGTTATATGTCCTACGGTAGCGGCACTACGCTTTCGAAAAACAATGCTATGGACGTTATAGAGAAAGAACGCATAAAAGAGCTTTACATGGAAGGCTTCCGCCTGCAAGACCTTAAACGCTGGCATAAAGGCTTTGAACGGAAACCTCAAAGCGAGTCACTAAATAACGGGAGCAGCCTGAAAGTGGAGAAAGACGATGCGAGGTTTGTATGGCCTATTCCGCAAAATGAGCTGGATGCGCCGGGAACAAATATCGAACCGAATGAAAGCAATAAATAA
- a CDS encoding DUF4984 domain-containing protein gives MKKIFIGLSAIFILVLGLVSCDSEYVKYSGPNYIMFSDTLSVLPVQNNKEYFDIAVSATEVCDYDRTLGVEIIDKKSNAVEGEHYALESNTVTIKAGEYAANVHVRGIYDNIAVTDSLGFVLHLVTEKESQWDIYGIETKVILQKVCPFDINVFSGYAVVISSYFTSYMKDVDQRLIRTEIDKNEENTVIMKDYFYKGYDLKVKFTTNDLLNPLIEMEDQRFAYTPDAFNTIYGDGEIWAYQAGAYLSYYSTCEKFIFQYMTLHVPGMPAGKDEVGTYANAVRWISDDEAQKLIEEGINNSLK, from the coding sequence ATGAAAAAGATTTTTATCGGATTATCGGCTATTTTCATTCTCGTGCTCGGATTGGTAAGTTGTGATTCCGAATACGTAAAATATAGTGGTCCTAATTACATCATGTTTTCCGATACACTGTCCGTACTTCCCGTGCAAAACAATAAGGAATACTTTGATATTGCCGTATCGGCTACCGAAGTATGTGATTATGACCGTACACTAGGTGTGGAAATCATCGACAAAAAGAGCAACGCCGTGGAAGGTGAGCACTATGCGCTCGAATCGAATACGGTAACGATTAAAGCCGGGGAATACGCGGCAAATGTGCATGTACGTGGTATTTATGATAACATAGCCGTAACGGACTCACTGGGCTTTGTGCTTCACCTTGTTACCGAAAAAGAATCCCAATGGGATATTTACGGAATTGAAACAAAGGTGATTTTGCAGAAGGTATGTCCGTTTGATATCAATGTGTTCAGTGGCTACGCCGTTGTTATTTCCAGTTACTTCACTTCATACATGAAGGATGTTGACCAGCGGTTGATTCGCACGGAAATAGATAAGAATGAGGAAAATACGGTTATTATGAAGGATTACTTCTACAAGGGATATGACCTCAAAGTGAAGTTTACTACCAATGACCTGCTGAATCCGTTGATTGAGATGGAAGACCAGCGCTTTGCATACACGCCCGATGCATTCAATACGATTTATGGCGACGGAGAAATCTGGGCCTATCAGGCAGGGGCTTATCTTTCTTATTATAGCACTTGTGAGAAGTTCATCTTCCAATATATGACATTGCATGTACCCGGTATGCCGGCAGGTAAGGATGAGGTGGGTACTTATGCCAACGCCGTTAGATGGATTAGTGACGACGAAGCTCAAAAGCTGATAGAAGAGGGAATTAATAACTCATTAAAATAA
- a CDS encoding SusC/RagA family TonB-linked outer membrane protein — translation MRKSILLFVLFTLTNIPLLLFAQGGYQVKGHIISAEDNQPMIGVSIMEKGTTNGVITDIDGNYSITVTKSPATLQFSYVGMKTIDKQVTASTRINLTMESDAQMVDEVVVVAYGVRKKGTIAGSVSTVKAEKMENVPAASFDQALQGQAPGLMVMSNTGEPSVAASFQIRGMNSLNSGTSPLFILDGVPVSSGDFNALNPSDIESISVLKDASSTSIYGARAANGVVVITTKRGLAIDKAKVTFRAQWGISQLTQKEWSQMNTAERILFEKEVGLDKGKDYNLLRDIDINWCDVVFNDKAMLQNYEVSVNRATDRLNYYVSGNFFDQDGIAQGSGFRRYNMRANADVKASNWLKVGTTSTVSYQEIEQAQSGEYTSVTPISASHFMMPYWNPYKEDGSLASPSDGSWKGTNQNPLEWMENNPVKYKKYKILSTLYAEVNPVKGLTIRSQFAADYAHMTAFKQSFPSFPTNNGSGNAGRSSTDRLSLTITNTANYQFTLEDKHSFNFLLGQEGVDARSEGFTVTMRGQNNDLLTNITNGTLAAAWSDTGDAYSYSYLSFFGRGEYNYAGRYYADFSVRADASSRFGKDNRWGTFWSVGLMWDIQKENFMKKYDWLTMMQIALSTGTSGNSEIGYYDAQSLVKGGMDYMGETGIYPSQNGNPDLSWEQTWSTNLALHLGFWNRLNLDVELYNKKTTNMLMLVPQSYAVNGSGKYRDNIGAMVNRGAELSVNGDVIRTKDFSWNLSANLSYNKNKITELYNGVDEYEIAGTNIKYVVGHSATEFYINRFAGVNPANGDALWYTKDGEVTTEFRDADKVLVNKSFVAPWQGGFGTTLTWKGISLAAQFSWVADRWVFNNDRFMDESNGLFEAYNQSRRLLYDRWKKPGDITDIPRYGITPQMDSRFLEDASFLRLKNLMLSYSFPQSLLRKTNFLTNLRVYAQGQNLLTFTKFTGLDPEGTNNMYQAQYPATRQFTFGLEVSF, via the coding sequence ATGAGAAAATCAATTCTCTTGTTTGTACTCTTTACTCTGACGAATATCCCCCTGTTGCTTTTCGCACAGGGCGGATATCAGGTAAAAGGACATATCATTTCGGCGGAAGATAACCAGCCGATGATTGGCGTGTCCATTATGGAGAAAGGTACAACAAACGGAGTAATTACCGATATAGATGGTAATTACAGTATCACAGTGACTAAGTCTCCTGCCACTTTGCAGTTCTCTTATGTCGGTATGAAAACGATAGATAAGCAGGTGACTGCCTCTACTCGTATAAACTTGACTATGGAAAGTGATGCGCAGATGGTGGATGAGGTAGTGGTCGTTGCATATGGTGTGCGTAAGAAAGGAACAATTGCTGGTTCTGTATCAACTGTGAAGGCGGAGAAAATGGAAAATGTACCCGCTGCCAGTTTTGACCAGGCATTGCAGGGACAGGCACCGGGATTGATGGTGATGTCCAATACCGGTGAACCCAGTGTGGCGGCTTCCTTCCAAATCAGAGGCATGAATTCATTAAATTCGGGTACCTCACCGCTGTTTATCCTTGACGGAGTACCCGTTTCCAGCGGCGACTTCAATGCGCTTAATCCGAGTGATATCGAATCGATTTCCGTATTGAAAGATGCATCTTCCACTTCTATCTACGGTGCGCGTGCAGCCAACGGTGTGGTGGTAATTACCACGAAGCGCGGGCTTGCCATTGACAAGGCAAAGGTCACATTCCGCGCCCAATGGGGTATTTCACAGTTGACTCAGAAAGAGTGGAGCCAGATGAATACTGCAGAACGCATTTTATTTGAGAAGGAAGTAGGTTTGGATAAGGGAAAAGACTATAACCTTCTTCGTGATATCGATATCAATTGGTGTGATGTGGTGTTTAACGACAAGGCAATGTTACAGAATTACGAAGTATCAGTCAATCGTGCCACCGATCGGTTGAATTATTACGTTTCGGGCAATTTCTTCGACCAGGACGGTATAGCACAAGGTTCCGGTTTCAGACGTTACAATATGCGCGCTAATGCGGATGTCAAGGCAAGCAACTGGCTCAAGGTGGGCACCACTTCTACTGTATCCTACCAAGAGATAGAGCAAGCACAGTCGGGGGAGTATACCTCGGTAACACCTATCTCCGCTTCACACTTCATGATGCCTTATTGGAATCCTTACAAAGAAGACGGTTCCCTGGCTTCTCCCTCTGACGGCAGTTGGAAAGGCACCAATCAGAATCCGCTAGAATGGATGGAAAACAATCCCGTAAAGTATAAGAAGTATAAAATATTGTCTACACTCTATGCTGAAGTGAATCCTGTTAAGGGATTAACTATCCGCTCGCAGTTTGCGGCAGACTATGCACACATGACGGCATTCAAACAATCTTTTCCTAGTTTTCCCACCAACAACGGATCAGGTAATGCGGGACGTAGTTCGACCGATAGGCTGAGTTTGACAATTACTAATACCGCAAATTATCAGTTTACATTGGAGGATAAACATTCGTTCAATTTCCTGTTGGGACAAGAAGGAGTGGATGCACGTTCAGAAGGGTTTACTGTCACCATGCGAGGACAAAACAATGACCTTCTGACGAATATTACCAATGGTACGCTGGCTGCCGCATGGTCGGATACGGGTGATGCATATTCCTATTCTTATCTTTCATTCTTCGGAAGAGGCGAGTATAATTATGCAGGTCGTTACTATGCTGATTTCTCTGTTCGTGCCGATGCCTCTTCCCGTTTTGGCAAGGACAACAGATGGGGAACTTTCTGGTCGGTCGGATTGATGTGGGACATACAGAAAGAGAATTTCATGAAGAAATATGACTGGCTGACGATGATGCAGATTGCACTTAGCACAGGTACCTCGGGTAACTCCGAAATTGGTTATTATGATGCTCAGTCTTTGGTGAAAGGCGGGATGGACTACATGGGGGAGACGGGCATTTACCCTTCACAAAACGGTAATCCCGATTTAAGTTGGGAGCAAACATGGTCTACCAATCTGGCTTTGCATCTAGGCTTTTGGAACAGGTTGAATCTGGATGTGGAGTTGTACAATAAAAAGACAACTAATATGTTAATGTTGGTTCCTCAATCTTATGCAGTGAATGGTTCGGGTAAATACCGGGACAATATCGGAGCCATGGTTAACAGGGGTGCGGAACTCTCGGTGAATGGCGATGTCATCCGTACAAAAGATTTTTCATGGAACCTCAGCGCTAACTTATCCTATAACAAGAACAAAATCACAGAACTTTATAATGGAGTGGATGAGTACGAGATTGCAGGTACCAATATTAAGTATGTAGTGGGTCATTCTGCTACGGAATTTTATATCAATCGCTTCGCTGGAGTCAATCCTGCAAATGGTGACGCATTGTGGTATACAAAGGACGGTGAAGTGACTACGGAATTCAGGGATGCGGACAAAGTGCTGGTAAACAAGAGTTTTGTTGCTCCCTGGCAAGGTGGTTTCGGCACTACACTCACTTGGAAAGGCATTTCACTGGCGGCACAGTTTAGTTGGGTAGCCGACCGCTGGGTGTTTAACAATGACCGCTTCATGGATGAGAGCAATGGGCTTTTCGAAGCATACAATCAATCCCGCCGATTGCTGTATGACCGTTGGAAGAAACCGGGTGACATAACGGATATTCCCCGTTATGGCATTACTCCACAGATGGATTCACGCTTTCTGGAAGATGCTTCATTCTTGAGGCTGAAGAACCTGATGTTGAGTTATAGCTTTCCGCAGTCATTGCTCAGAAAAACAAATTTCCTGACAAACTTGCGTGTATACGCACAAGGACAGAATTTGCTGACGTTTACCAAGTTTACGGGACTCGACCCCGAAGGTACTAACAATATGTATCAGGCACAATATCCCGCCACCCGGCAATTCACTTTCGGTCTGGAAGTTTCATTCTAA
- a CDS encoding DUF5003 domain-containing protein, which produces MKKFKQETSLMLMRKFSLNGFLAILFMAFCMSACSDDDEDDAASVFPEKQTVNCKAGDDKEFTFKANANWQLTSSATWCRFVTGEMENYSLSGTAGTQTVKLRITDEAVEFEAPTTAQLVMMIGADKAIIADVVRGSKNRSLKIYDMEGNEIQEIEVGYDDYLSFKVEANFRFAATNRPEWLDINGNAIVGSINERVEGSVKVINEPQYAKYAQNGKLTFTDEEGIESYEFPLVYKGMNPKGIKIINSNPWNWEVSLDGKTFTQTSSSGASGSTSSSTYRNFVPFTIQAFNDDFEVVYIEKKTEYGMTRMLINGDEGEVVDWMHLTGEKGNVRLKIDEGFEEREGFVLVIPSALYQDIKDDLWGNLIERDPETYEQDIKFSYQQSNLLINIVQKQKKQVDEQAFKITYFDADWVTQEVDCTKVTDSDIKDQYPGINDIYTMEWPDANSFTVDPLEGDYEDVWIFKLMRGDVDLSNESEIIEGSESSCNIYLEDPTSLTEELHLSIINKESGETLKVLIITPNYN; this is translated from the coding sequence ATGAAAAAGTTTAAACAAGAAACATCGCTTATGCTTATGAGGAAGTTCAGCTTAAATGGCTTTTTAGCCATTCTGTTCATGGCTTTTTGCATGAGTGCCTGCTCGGATGATGATGAGGATGATGCCGCATCGGTTTTCCCTGAAAAACAAACAGTGAATTGTAAAGCCGGTGATGATAAAGAATTTACTTTTAAAGCCAATGCAAACTGGCAACTAACCTCTTCGGCTACATGGTGCCGCTTTGTGACAGGCGAAATGGAGAATTATTCATTGTCCGGAACTGCCGGAACACAGACTGTGAAGCTCAGAATAACAGATGAAGCAGTAGAGTTTGAAGCGCCCACTACTGCACAACTGGTTATGATGATTGGGGCTGATAAAGCGATTATTGCCGACGTGGTACGCGGAAGTAAGAATCGCAGCCTTAAAATATATGATATGGAGGGTAATGAAATCCAAGAGATAGAGGTTGGATATGACGATTACTTGTCTTTTAAAGTGGAAGCTAACTTCCGGTTTGCAGCAACTAACAGACCCGAATGGTTGGATATTAATGGAAATGCTATTGTAGGTTCTATTAATGAAAGGGTGGAAGGAAGTGTTAAGGTGATTAATGAACCTCAATATGCGAAATATGCGCAAAATGGTAAACTTACTTTTACCGATGAAGAGGGAATTGAATCTTATGAATTCCCATTAGTATATAAAGGCATGAATCCTAAGGGGATTAAAATTATTAATTCTAATCCTTGGAATTGGGAAGTATCACTGGATGGTAAAACATTTACGCAGACAAGCAGCTCGGGGGCAAGTGGCAGCACCTCAAGTTCCACATATAGAAACTTCGTGCCGTTTACTATACAGGCATTCAATGATGACTTTGAAGTGGTTTATATTGAAAAGAAGACAGAGTATGGAATGACGCGTATGCTTATTAACGGTGATGAGGGTGAAGTTGTTGATTGGATGCATCTGACAGGTGAAAAGGGGAATGTGAGACTTAAAATTGATGAAGGTTTTGAAGAAAGGGAAGGTTTTGTATTGGTAATTCCCAGCGCTTTGTATCAGGATATTAAAGATGACCTATGGGGAAATCTGATTGAGAGGGATCCGGAAACATACGAACAGGACATCAAGTTTTCTTATCAACAAAGCAATCTGCTGATTAATATTGTTCAAAAACAGAAGAAGCAGGTAGATGAACAAGCGTTTAAAATTACATATTTTGATGCTGATTGGGTAACTCAAGAAGTAGATTGTACAAAAGTCACCGATTCGGATATAAAGGATCAATATCCTGGTATTAATGATATCTATACGATGGAATGGCCTGATGCTAATTCATTTACGGTCGACCCGTTAGAGGGGGATTATGAAGATGTATGGATATTTAAATTGATGCGTGGTGATGTCGATCTATCCAATGAGAGCGAAATTATTGAAGGCTCAGAATCTTCTTGTAATATTTATCTTGAAGACCCTACTTCTTTAACAGAAGAATTGCACCTTAGTATTATTAATAAAGAAAGCGGTGAGACTCTGAAAGTGCTTATTATTACTCCAAATTATAACTAA
- a CDS encoding NAD(+) synthase has product MNYGFVKVAAAVPHIKVADCKFNVERIESLIAVAEGKGVQIIIFPEMSITGYTCGDLFGQQLLLEEAEMGIMQILNNTRQLDIISIVGMPVVVNSTVINGAVVIQKGKVLGIAAKTYLPNYKEFYEQRWFTSALQLTTDNVRLCGQIVPIGANLLFETSDTTFGIEVCEDLWSTIPPSSSLALQGAEILFNMSADNEGIGKHNYLCSLISQQSARCIAGYVFSSCGFGESTTDVVFAGNGLIYENGSLLACSERFSMEEQLIISEIDVERIRAERRINTTFAANQANLGDKKAVSIATEFVNSKELTLTRSFNPHPFVPQGKELNEHCEDVFSIQVAGLAQRLVHTGAKTAVVGISGGLDSTLALLVCVKTFDKLGLSRKGILGITMPGFGTTDRTYHNAIDLMKSLGISIREISIKDACIQHFKDIDHDINVHDVTYENSQARERTQILMDVANQTWGMVVGTGDLSELALGWATYNGDHMSMYGVNASVPKTLVKYLVQWVAENGVDEDSKATLLDIVDTPISPELIPADENGDIKQKTEDLVGPYELHDFFLYYFLRFGFRPSKIYYLANIAFKDSYDEETIKKWLSIFFRRFFNQQFKRSCLPDGPKVGSISISPRGDWRMPSDASSAMWLKEIENL; this is encoded by the coding sequence ATGAACTACGGATTCGTAAAAGTAGCAGCAGCTGTGCCACACATCAAAGTGGCTGACTGTAAATTCAATGTAGAAAGAATAGAAAGTCTGATTGCAGTGGCCGAAGGAAAGGGAGTGCAGATCATAATCTTCCCGGAAATGAGTATTACCGGATACACTTGTGGTGACTTATTCGGGCAACAGCTTTTATTGGAAGAAGCAGAAATGGGAATCATGCAGATTCTGAATAATACGCGCCAGTTGGATATTATCTCTATTGTCGGTATGCCGGTAGTTGTCAATTCGACGGTTATTAACGGGGCTGTAGTCATTCAGAAAGGAAAAGTATTAGGTATTGCTGCCAAAACTTACCTTCCCAATTATAAAGAGTTTTATGAGCAGCGTTGGTTCACTTCTGCCCTACAGCTCACAACAGATAATGTGCGTTTGTGCGGACAAATTGTTCCCATAGGCGCAAACCTACTTTTCGAAACTTCGGATACCACTTTCGGAATTGAAGTTTGTGAAGACCTTTGGTCTACAATTCCTCCCAGCTCTTCACTTGCACTGCAAGGGGCGGAAATCTTATTCAATATGTCGGCAGATAATGAAGGTATTGGAAAGCATAATTATCTGTGTTCTCTTATCAGTCAGCAATCTGCACGCTGCATCGCGGGATATGTATTTTCATCTTGCGGCTTCGGAGAGTCTACTACTGATGTAGTTTTCGCAGGAAATGGATTGATTTACGAGAATGGCAGTCTTCTTGCATGCAGTGAACGTTTCAGCATGGAAGAACAACTTATTATCAGCGAGATTGATGTAGAACGTATACGTGCAGAACGTAGAATCAATACAACTTTTGCTGCTAACCAGGCTAATTTAGGAGATAAGAAGGCAGTTTCTATTGCTACGGAATTTGTAAACAGCAAAGAACTGACACTGACCCGAAGTTTCAATCCGCATCCTTTTGTCCCACAAGGGAAGGAGCTAAACGAACACTGCGAAGATGTTTTTTCTATTCAAGTAGCAGGATTGGCACAACGCCTCGTTCATACCGGAGCTAAGACTGCCGTAGTCGGCATTTCCGGGGGATTGGATTCAACACTGGCATTACTTGTTTGTGTGAAGACTTTCGATAAACTGGGATTATCCAGAAAAGGAATTCTCGGCATTACAATGCCCGGCTTCGGGACCACTGACCGGACTTACCACAATGCTATTGACTTAATGAAGTCATTAGGAATATCTATCCGTGAAATCAGCATCAAAGATGCCTGTATACAGCATTTCAAAGATATAGACCACGATATAAATGTACATGACGTTACGTATGAGAACTCACAAGCACGCGAACGTACACAAATATTAATGGACGTAGCCAACCAAACCTGGGGAATGGTAGTAGGCACAGGTGACTTATCAGAACTCGCTTTGGGGTGGGCAACCTACAATGGGGACCATATGTCAATGTACGGTGTCAATGCAAGCGTGCCCAAAACACTCGTTAAATATCTGGTGCAGTGGGTGGCAGAAAATGGTGTGGATGAAGATTCAAAAGCGACTTTACTCGATATAGTGGATACACCTATCAGCCCGGAATTGATTCCTGCTGATGAAAATGGAGACATCAAACAAAAAACGGAAGATTTGGTAGGTCCTTACGAGCTGCATGACTTCTTTCTTTATTATTTCCTGCGTTTCGGCTTCCGTCCGTCAAAGATTTATTATCTGGCGAATATCGCATTCAAAGACAGTTATGATGAAGAAACAATTAAGAAATGGTTATCCATCTTCTTCCGTCGTTTCTTCAATCAACAGTTCAAACGTTCATGCCTGCCTGACGGACCGAAAGTTGGTAGTATTTCTATTAGTCCGAGAGGAGATTGGCGAATGCCGAGTGATGCCAGTTCGGCGATGTGGCTTAAAGAAATAGAGAACTTATAA